In Plantibacter sp. PA-3-X8, one DNA window encodes the following:
- a CDS encoding SDR family NAD(P)-dependent oxidoreductase: protein MTGRLAGKTALVTGAGSGIGRSVAERFAREDAAVVFSDRDIQAARDAAAPFPTAIAVRLDIADEASVEAAFAVMDAAGKTPDVVVANAGVQLFGQDAKIADLDLEVWQRTVDINLTGTFLTTKHAVRAMLGRGGSIILTGSPTGLNGEGADFTAYSSTKAGIHGLGRTVAAAYADQGIRVNTVVPGYTETPLVTAISGDPESRAAIVGRIPLGRPGQASDVEGIMVYLASDESSFATGATFRVDGGMTSL from the coding sequence ATGACTGGACGACTTGCAGGAAAGACCGCGCTCGTGACGGGTGCCGGATCGGGGATCGGACGTTCGGTCGCCGAACGGTTCGCGCGGGAGGATGCCGCCGTGGTCTTCTCCGACCGCGACATCCAGGCCGCCCGCGATGCGGCGGCACCCTTCCCGACCGCCATCGCCGTGCGACTCGACATCGCCGACGAAGCGAGCGTCGAGGCCGCCTTCGCGGTCATGGACGCAGCAGGCAAGACCCCGGACGTCGTCGTCGCGAATGCCGGCGTGCAGCTCTTCGGCCAGGACGCGAAGATCGCCGACCTCGACCTCGAGGTCTGGCAGCGCACGGTCGACATCAACCTCACCGGCACCTTCCTCACGACGAAGCACGCCGTCCGCGCCATGCTCGGCCGCGGCGGCTCGATCATCCTCACGGGCAGCCCGACCGGTCTCAACGGCGAGGGCGCCGACTTCACGGCGTACAGCTCGACGAAGGCCGGCATCCACGGCCTCGGCCGGACCGTCGCCGCGGCCTACGCCGATCAGGGGATCCGCGTGAACACCGTCGTCCCCGGCTACACGGAGACCCCGCTCGTCACCGCGATCTCCGGTGACCCCGAGTCCCGCGCCGCGATCGTCGGGCGCATCCCGCTCGGTCGTCCCGGCCAGGCCTCGGACGTCGAGGGCATCATGGTGTACCTCGCCAGCGACGAGTCGAGCTTCGCCACCGGAGCGACCTTCCGGGTCGACGGCGGCATGACGAGCCTCTGA
- a CDS encoding GNAT family N-acetyltransferase, with translation MRIRLAEPADLPGVLAIHTDAVANGVAIWTEVTPDLAEREAWLARHQEPGRVALVAVAERADDALPEGDVLAYGSYGPYAAKDGYRHTVENSVYVHPDAQGRGLGKALMVELLERATTDGHHVMLALIEAENTASIALHTKLGFEQVGLLPEVGTKFGRWLDLAILRRTLA, from the coding sequence ATGCGCATCCGTCTCGCCGAACCCGCCGACCTGCCTGGCGTCCTCGCCATCCACACCGACGCGGTCGCGAACGGTGTCGCGATCTGGACCGAGGTCACACCCGACCTCGCCGAGCGCGAGGCATGGCTCGCCCGCCACCAGGAGCCGGGCCGGGTCGCGCTCGTCGCCGTCGCCGAGCGCGCCGACGACGCGCTCCCCGAGGGTGACGTCCTCGCCTACGGCAGCTACGGTCCGTACGCCGCGAAGGACGGGTACCGCCACACCGTCGAGAACTCCGTGTACGTCCACCCGGACGCGCAGGGGCGCGGCCTCGGCAAGGCGCTCATGGTCGAGCTGCTGGAACGCGCCACGACCGACGGCCACCACGTCATGCTCGCCCTCATCGAGGCCGAGAACACCGCATCGATCGCCCTGCACACGAAGCTCGGGTTCGAGCAGGTCGGCCTGCTGCCGGAGGTCGGGACGAAGTTCGGCCGCTGGCTCGACCTCGCCATCCTGCGCCGCACGCTCGCCTGA
- a CDS encoding sugar phosphate isomerase/epimerase produces MIGFGTYTFFWEGSELAPERLSVIGMIERTADAGVELFQICDDARIETMSDDELRQIAEVARERGVTLELGTKGIAVAHLERFLHIATVLGAKLLRSMVTSGDDRPSHAAAVDRLRAVLPAFEAAGVTIALETYEQLSSQELVDLVSAVDHPNLGICLDPANTVARLEHPSDVIARTAPYVRNIHVKDFAFTRRGGWVGFTLEGAPLGTGLLDYPALTAVVRPDERGVNQIIEHWLPLGDSITETIELERTWTAHNLQYLREGRS; encoded by the coding sequence ATGATCGGCTTCGGCACCTACACCTTCTTCTGGGAGGGCTCCGAGCTCGCTCCCGAGCGCTTGAGCGTCATCGGCATGATCGAGCGCACGGCCGACGCCGGCGTCGAGCTCTTCCAGATCTGCGACGACGCCCGCATCGAGACGATGTCCGACGATGAGCTGCGCCAGATCGCCGAGGTCGCGCGCGAGCGTGGGGTCACCCTCGAACTCGGGACGAAGGGGATCGCGGTCGCGCACCTCGAACGCTTCCTCCACATCGCCACCGTGCTGGGCGCGAAGCTCCTGCGCAGCATGGTCACGTCGGGCGACGACCGGCCGTCCCACGCGGCCGCCGTCGATCGACTCCGCGCGGTGCTCCCGGCGTTCGAAGCGGCCGGCGTGACGATCGCGCTCGAGACCTACGAGCAGCTGTCGTCGCAGGAGCTCGTCGACCTCGTGAGTGCCGTCGACCACCCGAACCTCGGCATCTGCCTCGACCCCGCCAACACCGTGGCCCGGCTCGAGCACCCGAGCGACGTGATCGCCCGCACCGCCCCGTACGTCCGCAACATCCACGTCAAGGATTTCGCGTTCACCCGTCGGGGTGGCTGGGTCGGCTTCACCCTCGAGGGTGCCCCGCTCGGCACCGGCCTGCTCGACTACCCCGCCCTCACCGCCGTCGTCCGACCGGACGAACGCGGTGTCAACCAGATCATCGAACACTGGCTCCCGCTCGGCGACTCCATCACGGAGACGATCGAGCTCGAGCGCACGTGGACCGCACACAACCTGCAGTACCTGAGAGAAGGAAGATCATGA
- a CDS encoding phosphogluconate dehydrogenase C-terminal domain-containing protein, producing MTDTTTVADQLTIAVIGAGGKMGMRVSNNLVKTSHTVFYSEVSPAGQERVTEAGRELTETDAAVTDADVVILAVPDLALKAVSAGVVPLMKSGAVLLTLDPAAAYAGLLTRRDDVIQAVTHPCHPSVFVERHTPEEYADTFGGIAALQDAIAAIESDDAEKQAQVEAVVRAIFAPVGEVHWVTVKQLAQLEPTLVETIACMIGALLKESLDEAVNTMGVPEPAARAILLGHTQVALANSLKGDNPFSDACLIAMDYGRSAIIKDDWKKVFQDDELDKNLAAMLHLDKIER from the coding sequence ATGACCGACACCACCACCGTCGCGGACCAGCTCACCATCGCCGTCATCGGCGCGGGCGGCAAGATGGGCATGCGCGTCTCCAACAACCTCGTGAAGACCAGCCACACCGTCTTCTACAGCGAGGTCTCGCCCGCCGGCCAGGAGCGCGTGACCGAGGCCGGTCGCGAGCTCACCGAGACCGATGCGGCCGTCACCGACGCCGACGTCGTCATCCTCGCCGTCCCGGACCTCGCCCTCAAGGCCGTGTCCGCCGGCGTCGTCCCGCTCATGAAGTCGGGCGCCGTGCTCCTCACGCTCGACCCGGCCGCAGCGTACGCGGGTCTGCTGACGCGTCGCGACGACGTCATCCAGGCCGTCACGCACCCCTGCCACCCGTCGGTCTTCGTCGAGCGCCACACGCCCGAGGAGTACGCGGACACCTTCGGTGGCATCGCCGCTCTTCAGGACGCCATCGCGGCGATCGAGTCCGACGACGCTGAGAAGCAGGCGCAGGTCGAGGCCGTCGTCCGGGCGATCTTCGCCCCAGTCGGTGAAGTCCACTGGGTCACGGTCAAGCAGCTCGCGCAGCTCGAGCCGACCCTCGTGGAGACGATCGCCTGCATGATCGGTGCGCTCCTCAAGGAGTCGCTCGACGAGGCCGTCAACACCATGGGTGTGCCGGAGCCGGCCGCTCGTGCGATCCTCCTCGGCCACACGCAGGTCGCCCTCGCGAACTCGCTCAAGGGCGACAACCCGTTCTCCGACGCATGCCTCATCGCGATGGACTACGGCCGCAGCGCGATCATCAAGGACGACTGGAAGAAGGTCTTCCAGGACGACGAGCTCGACAAGAACCTCGCCGCCATGCTCCACCTCGACAAGATCGAGCGGTAA
- a CDS encoding triose-phosphate isomerase family protein yields the protein MTASPSTASTSTAPRVVGVSLKMYFGHAQTLDWIEQVGALARRHEAVVDGRVRLFVIPGYLAVAPSVAALVGTGVLVGAQDLASADRGAFTGEVGGPELAEVGVAVVEVGHAERRSLFGETDEVVAEKTAAALRNRLSPVLCIGEVERTTPEAAATECVRQLDSALADAVAGPVIVAYEPVWAIGAAEPASAEYVRAVGAILKQSIAERPDRVGSSVIYGGSAGPGLLTALGDDVDGVFLGRFAHDVAALEAVLDEALRQAQDGTLRQAQGPRTA from the coding sequence ATGACCGCCTCCCCGTCGACCGCGAGCACGTCGACCGCGCCCCGCGTGGTCGGGGTGAGCCTGAAGATGTACTTCGGCCACGCGCAGACCCTCGACTGGATCGAGCAGGTCGGCGCCCTCGCCCGCCGGCACGAGGCCGTGGTCGACGGTCGCGTGCGGCTGTTCGTCATCCCCGGCTACCTCGCGGTCGCGCCGTCGGTGGCGGCCCTCGTCGGGACGGGCGTGCTGGTCGGAGCACAGGACCTCGCGAGCGCGGACCGTGGCGCGTTCACCGGTGAGGTCGGCGGTCCCGAGCTCGCCGAGGTCGGCGTCGCGGTGGTCGAGGTCGGCCACGCGGAGCGCCGCTCCCTCTTCGGCGAGACCGACGAGGTCGTCGCCGAGAAGACCGCCGCGGCCCTCCGCAACCGCCTCTCGCCGGTCCTCTGCATCGGCGAGGTCGAGCGCACGACGCCCGAGGCGGCTGCGACGGAGTGCGTGCGACAGCTGGACTCCGCGCTCGCCGACGCCGTGGCAGGACCGGTGATCGTCGCCTACGAGCCCGTGTGGGCGATCGGTGCGGCTGAACCCGCGTCTGCCGAGTACGTGCGAGCCGTCGGCGCGATCCTGAAACAATCGATCGCCGAGCGTCCCGACCGGGTCGGCAGTTCCGTCATCTACGGCGGCAGTGCGGGTCCCGGTCTGCTGACCGCCCTCGGTGACGACGTCGACGGCGTGTTCCTCGGACGCTTCGCCCACGACGTCGCGGCGCTCGAGGCCGTGCTCGACGAGGCCCTTCGACAGGCTCAGGATGGCACCCTTCGACAGGCTCAGGGACCGAGGACAGCATGA
- a CDS encoding ribose-5-phosphate isomerase — protein MTDQLRIVIGSDDAGFDYKEIVKRDLEQHDGVASLVDVGVDADGHTAYPRVAIAAAELVASGQADRALLFCGTGLGVAIAANKVAGIRAVTAHDSFSVERGVLSNNAQVLTMGQRVIGIELARRLVREWLTYRFDESSASAEKVAVIGEYEATGSC, from the coding sequence ATGACCGATCAGCTGCGCATCGTCATCGGCTCGGATGACGCCGGGTTCGACTACAAGGAGATCGTCAAGCGCGACCTTGAGCAGCACGACGGCGTCGCCTCGCTCGTCGACGTGGGCGTGGACGCCGATGGCCACACCGCCTACCCGCGCGTCGCGATCGCCGCCGCGGAACTCGTCGCGTCCGGCCAGGCCGACCGCGCGCTCCTCTTCTGCGGCACCGGCCTGGGCGTCGCGATCGCCGCCAACAAGGTCGCCGGCATCCGCGCCGTCACGGCACACGACAGCTTCTCGGTCGAGCGCGGTGTCCTCAGCAACAACGCGCAGGTCCTGACGATGGGTCAGCGCGTCATCGGCATCGAGCTCGCCCGCCGCCTGGTGCGCGAGTGGCTGACGTACCGCTTCGACGAGTCCAGCGCGAGTGCCGAGAAGGTCGCCGTCATCGGTGAGTACGAGGCGACGGGCTCCTGCTGA